The Patescibacteria group bacterium genome includes a region encoding these proteins:
- a CDS encoding pseudouridine synthase, translating into MRLQLYLAKAGIASRRHSEDLIRQGRVSVNDRVVTEMGVRVDPSRDRVIYQGCRVQPSHKKVLIIFHKPAGVLSTMQRGRERGKTLAETIKYPERLFPVGRLDRDTTGLILLTNDGDLAQKLSHPRYEHEKEYQVTLSTEPTVEQIQRLNQPFMMAGYQTRPVAVTKVKPRTLRFILKEGRKRQIREMCHQTKLHITQLNRVRVGAYKLGSLAVGQWRVIDSKL; encoded by the coding sequence ATGAGATTACAACTATATCTCGCCAAGGCCGGCATAGCGTCGCGGCGGCACAGTGAGGATTTGATTCGCCAGGGCAGAGTATCAGTCAATGATCGCGTGGTGACCGAGATGGGGGTGCGGGTTGATCCCAGCCGTGATCGCGTAATCTACCAAGGCTGCCGAGTGCAACCTTCACATAAGAAGGTGCTGATTATATTCCACAAACCAGCCGGCGTGTTGAGCACCATGCAACGGGGGCGCGAGCGGGGAAAAACATTAGCGGAAACAATAAAATATCCCGAACGGTTGTTTCCAGTTGGCCGGCTCGATCGGGATACCACCGGGTTGATCCTGCTGACTAATGACGGCGATTTAGCTCAAAAATTAAGCCACCCTCGTTACGAGCATGAAAAGGAATATCAGGTTACTTTGTCGACCGAGCCAACCGTTGAACAGATTCAGCGGCTCAATCAGCCATTTATGATGGCCGGTTATCAGACCCGGCCGGTTGCGGTAACCAAGGTCAAGCCGCGGACACTGCGCTTCATTCTAAAAGAAGGCCGCAAACGCCAGATCCGCGAAATGTGCCACCAAACAAAGTTACATATTACCCAGTTAAATCGGGTTCGGGTGGGAGCTTACAAATTGGGTAGTTTGGCTGTGGGACAGTGGCGGGTAATTGATTCAAAGTTGTAG